A genomic window from Aquitalea aquatilis includes:
- a CDS encoding EAL domain-containing response regulator: MTRFLVIDDHAPQRFLIADLLRTIGFENITEAACASSALAAICQPAAEPFDVLICDLQMPDMDGIGLIRMLAARGVKPAALILMSSYDHRILQAAEMAARESHWQVLGSVQKPVSCEDLRRVLATEAGSELPEGRLSAPVYLNSEEIWDSLCKGQFVAHYQPKFNLDTMDYIGAELLARCDHPYYGLLTPASFQELFDDPDALRQLTWQMLHQGLRDLQRWHAQGLRVSLAFNLGWQLLKQSDFAAVLIEETSRRGIDPASIIIEVTETEELSDLAQVLGNMASLRLHGFQLALDDFGSGYANLQLLSQMPLTQLKLDQSLLRAASRGRDGLTVLAAAVGMAKSLAVTDVVLEGIESTQDLDIARQLDISTGQGYFLARPMSAHEIGNRF, translated from the coding sequence ATGACGAGATTCTTGGTAATTGACGATCACGCGCCACAGCGTTTTCTGATTGCTGATTTGTTACGCACTATCGGTTTTGAAAATATTACCGAGGCCGCCTGCGCCAGCAGCGCCCTGGCAGCAATATGCCAGCCAGCTGCCGAGCCTTTTGATGTACTTATTTGTGACCTGCAAATGCCGGATATGGATGGCATTGGCTTAATCAGAATGCTGGCAGCGCGCGGGGTAAAGCCTGCGGCCCTGATACTGATGAGTTCTTATGATCACCGCATCTTGCAAGCGGCTGAAATGGCAGCCAGGGAGTCACATTGGCAGGTGCTGGGGAGCGTGCAAAAGCCTGTTTCTTGTGAGGATTTGCGCCGGGTGCTGGCTACGGAAGCTGGCTCGGAATTGCCGGAAGGCAGATTGTCTGCACCTGTGTATCTGAATAGTGAGGAGATATGGGACTCTTTATGCAAAGGTCAATTTGTTGCGCATTACCAGCCAAAATTCAATCTGGATACCATGGATTATATCGGTGCCGAATTACTGGCACGCTGTGATCATCCTTATTATGGCTTGCTCACGCCGGCCAGCTTTCAGGAGTTGTTTGATGATCCGGATGCGCTCAGGCAATTGACATGGCAAATGCTGCATCAGGGTTTGAGAGATTTACAACGCTGGCATGCGCAAGGCCTGCGCGTTTCTCTGGCATTCAATCTGGGTTGGCAGTTATTAAAGCAGAGCGATTTTGCGGCAGTGTTGATTGAAGAAACCAGCCGGCGCGGTATTGATCCCGCCAGCATTATCATCGAAGTCACCGAAACCGAAGAGCTATCTGATCTGGCTCAGGTATTGGGCAATATGGCGAGTTTGCGGCTGCATGGTTTTCAATTGGCCTTGGATGACTTTGGTAGTGGCTATGCCAATTTGCAGTTATTAAGCCAGATGCCGCTGACACAGCTCAAGTTGGACCAAAGCCTGTTGCGGGCAGCCAGTCGCGGCCGGGATGGCCTGACCGTACTGGCCGCCGCAGTCGGCATGGCCAAAAGTCTGGCGGTGACCGATGTGGTGCTGGAAGGAATCGAAAGCACGCAGGATCTGGACATTGCCCGTCAATTGGATATCAGCACCGGCCAGGGCTATTTTCTGGCGCGGCCGATGAGTGCACATGAAATCGGAAACCGGTTTTGA
- a CDS encoding CS1 type fimbrial major subunit, whose amino-acid sequence MMKKLFLALALATVWGNALAETSKLQLTVEARIPSDNFYVTPVGGWGGQVQNMTWQPGTSNLEPLQKTLEMKSTLGPIQGYLEEAAILYSSNGQNAIPLNVKVADKKLEVGSTSKVEVMSATNAAVSKRVTLALEPVKPSNGYQAGQYNAVVNMMFESVAPGG is encoded by the coding sequence ATGATGAAGAAATTATTTTTGGCGCTAGCACTGGCGACTGTGTGGGGCAATGCATTGGCGGAAACAAGCAAGTTGCAACTGACGGTGGAAGCGCGTATTCCGTCCGACAATTTTTATGTCACGCCAGTTGGCGGCTGGGGCGGTCAGGTGCAGAACATGACCTGGCAGCCCGGCACCAGCAACCTGGAGCCTTTGCAAAAAACGCTGGAAATGAAGAGCACGCTGGGCCCGATCCAGGGCTATCTGGAAGAAGCCGCCATCCTGTACAGCAGCAATGGCCAGAACGCCATCCCGCTGAACGTGAAAGTGGCGGACAAGAAGCTGGAAGTGGGCAGTACCAGCAAGGTGGAAGTGATGTCGGCCACCAATGCGGCAGTCAGCAAGCGGGTAACCCTGGCGCTGGAACCGGTAAAACCCAGCAATGGTTATCAGGCCGGCCAGTACAACGCAGTGGTCAACATGATGTTTGAGAGCGTGGCACCGGGCGGCTGA
- a CDS encoding molecular chaperone, which yields MKSETGFDGCPAGKAERGRKEMRLIILIITLLAAGLAQAGPVISIGALYNYIDHDRSSILKRIYNSGSNTAFVRITIHEVVYDSNGKHRELPVTRAEDGARLEGLIASPSHVIVPASSASSVRLLHVGSRERESYYRVRFVPVLPQKKDEFGLDDKAANQYQNSLDAGVNVLTGYGAFLIVRPHVEHYDTVLDSKDDAFVVSNRGNSTIVLEALYQCEAGNVCTDAVKRHVLPQASLRLERTPQRRYHFELIEGTRSKPVSLP from the coding sequence ATGAAATCGGAAACCGGTTTTGATGGCTGTCCGGCGGGCAAGGCGGAAAGAGGAAGGAAAGAAATGCGCTTGATCATTCTGATTATCACACTGCTGGCTGCGGGCCTGGCGCAGGCCGGGCCGGTCATCAGCATCGGTGCGTTGTACAACTATATCGATCATGACCGCAGTTCCATCCTGAAGCGGATCTACAACAGCGGCAGCAATACCGCATTTGTCCGGATCACCATCCATGAAGTGGTGTACGACAGCAATGGCAAGCATCGCGAACTGCCCGTCACCCGCGCCGAAGACGGTGCCAGGCTGGAGGGGCTGATTGCCAGTCCCTCACATGTGATCGTCCCGGCATCTTCTGCCAGCAGCGTGCGGCTGCTGCATGTCGGCTCGCGTGAGCGGGAAAGCTATTACCGCGTGCGCTTCGTGCCGGTTTTGCCGCAGAAAAAAGACGAATTCGGGCTGGATGACAAGGCGGCCAATCAATACCAGAACTCGCTGGATGCCGGGGTGAACGTGCTGACTGGCTATGGCGCTTTTCTGATTGTCCGGCCGCATGTCGAGCATTACGACACCGTGCTGGACAGCAAGGATGATGCCTTCGTCGTCAGCAATCGCGGCAACAGCACCATCGTGCTGGAGGCCTTGTACCAGTGCGAGGCCGGCAATGTCTGTACCGATGCGGTAAAGCGCCATGTCTTGCCGCAGGCAAGCTTGCGCCTGGAGCGAACGCCACAGCGGCGTTACCACTTCGAGTTGATAGAGGGGACACGATCCAAGCCCGTATCCCTTCCCTGA